From one bacterium genomic stretch:
- a CDS encoding SDR family oxidoreductase — protein MILKDKIAVIYGAGGGIGGAVARAFEREGAKVFLTGRHRAPVEAVAKDIVSAGGFAEAAEVDALDEKAIDKHLQSVIDKARRVDISFNAVGIPNARILGVPLAELDLEHFSLPITSGVTSYFLTARLAARRMIANKSGGIMTVTAIHSREGLPLVGGYGPAQAATEALTRDLSAELAPHGIRVVGLRPQAMLETRTIKDAFEPRAKASGMIWEQWQQMLASTTHGKRLMTLEEMSNVAAFMASDKASAMTGTTVNLTMGRLDD, from the coding sequence ATGATCCTCAAGGACAAGATTGCGGTGATCTACGGAGCCGGCGGTGGGATCGGCGGTGCTGTCGCACGCGCTTTTGAGCGCGAGGGCGCCAAGGTTTTTCTCACCGGGCGCCACCGGGCGCCGGTCGAAGCGGTCGCCAAGGACATCGTTTCCGCAGGCGGATTCGCCGAGGCAGCTGAGGTCGATGCTCTCGACGAGAAAGCTATCGACAAGCATCTACAGTCCGTAATCGATAAGGCGCGCCGCGTCGATATCTCGTTCAACGCCGTCGGGATCCCGAATGCGAGGATTCTGGGTGTGCCTCTGGCCGAGCTGGATCTCGAGCACTTCTCCCTGCCGATCACGAGCGGCGTTACGTCGTACTTCCTGACCGCACGCTTGGCAGCCCGGCGGATGATCGCGAACAAATCGGGGGGGATCATGACCGTCACCGCAATCCACTCGCGGGAGGGCCTCCCCTTGGTGGGAGGCTACGGTCCGGCGCAGGCCGCCACGGAGGCACTCACTCGAGATCTATCTGCCGAGCTCGCTCCTCACGGCATTCGCGTGGTCGGTCTGCGACCACAGGCCATGCTGGAGACACGCACGATCAAGGACGCCTTCGAGCCTCGCGCCAAGGCATCAGGAATGATCTGGGAACAGTGGCAACAGATGCTCGCAAGCACGACCCACGGGAAGCGGCTCATGACGCTTGAGGAGATGTCAAACGTGGCGGCTTTCATGGCGTCCGACAAGGCGAGCGCGATGACGGGAACTACCGTCAACCTGACCATGGGCAGGCTGGATGATTAG